The sequence TGCTACTCATGGTGGGAATTGCACTCGGCCGGAGTCCGACCAGGACCCAGGCCATCTGGGCAGGTTTTGTGTCTCCCCCAAGTGGTGGTTGGGGGACGTGCAGGgttctccctcctctgccccaataaGCATCAGAGCGACCCCCACCTGTATTTCTCCCTCTCCCTAGGGGGGCTCATCTGCCGAGCTCTGCTCTCCACGATGCCTGATCACAACGTTGACACCTTcatctccctctctgccccccagatGGGGCAGTATGGGGGTGAGTGCGcccgggggtggggctgggggctgcaggtcgggagtgaggggcaccagtggggctgggggctgctggtAGGGAGAGAGGGGcgttggcagggctgggggatgctggtcgggagtgaggggcgtcGGCGGGactgggggctgcgggttgagagtgaggggcactggcaggactgggggctgcaggtcgggagtgaggggcactgggggggtgcgggtcgggagtgaggggcgtcgacggggctgggggagctgcgggtcaggagtgaggtgcaCTGGGggagctgcgggtcaggagtgagggggactgggggggctgcgggtcgggagtgaggggcaccggcagcgcTGTgttggggggctgcgggtcgggagtgaggggcactggcagggccgggggctgtgggtcgggagtgaggggcaccggcagggctgggggttgcgggtcgggagtgaggggcactgggggggtgcgggtcgggagtgaggggcaccggcagggctggggggtgcgggtcgggagtgaggggcactgggggggtgcgggtcgggagtgaggggcaccggcagggctgggggttgcgggtcgggagtgaggggcgtcagtggggctgggggctgcgggtcaggagatCTGGGGGGGCCGGGCCCGTctgactccctgcccccctgcagacACCCAGTACCTGCGCTGGCTGTTCCCCAAGTACGTGAAGTCCAACCTCTACCGGTTCTGCTACACCCGCCTGGGCCAGGACGTCTCCATCTGCAACTACTGGAACGGTGAgtcgggcggggccgggccggggggggcaCGTGCGTCCTGCTGGCTCCCCACAGACTCTGACCCCCCCCCCTGCCTTCCAGACCCACATCACCGGGACCTTTATCTCAACAGCAGCAACTTCCTCGCCCTGCTCAACAGTGAAAGGGTTAATCCCAATGCCACAGGTAAGGGaaggcgcccctcactcccgacccgcagccccccagcccggccggcgcccctcactcccgacccgcagccccccagcccggccggcgtccctcactcccgacccgcagccccccagcccggccggcgcccctcactcccgacccgcagccccccagcccggccggctcccctcactcccaattcccagccctgccagcgcccctcactcccgacccacagcacCCCAGCCcggccagcgcccctcactcccgacccgcggcgcccctcactcccaactcccagccctgccggcgcccctcactcccgacctgcagccccccagccctgccggcgcccctcactcccgacccgcggcgcccctcactcccgacccgcagccccccagcccagcggtcgcccctcactcccgacccgcagccccctgtttCCCTAGGCTGGTCCTTGCAGAGTGGGGGGTTCGCAGCCGGGGTCCCCCTGTGCCCCATAACTCCCCTCCCTTGTGCCCCCAGCCTGGAAGAGGAATCTCGTGCGGATCCAGAAGCTGGTTCTGGTCGGGGGTCCGGACGACGGCGTCATCACGCCCTGGCAGTCCAGGTGACCGTGCCGGGGGGAGGGCGGGGCCCTGGGAGTGTCACTGTGGGGGATGATTGATGGAGGCCAGAGAAAGGGGGCACTGGAAGTTGGGGGGCTTgtgcagggctgtgctgggagaTGGGAGGGttcagagctggggctgtgatgggagggctggggtgcagaggggggcagggcagggttgtgggaaaggggaggggtcGTGGGGCTATGATGAAGTTTGGGGGCCAGCGGAGGATTCGGGGGGCTGGGAGAAGCTGCAGTTAGGGTCACTCCCAGTGGGGAAGATTTGGGATACTGGGGAGAGCGCTAGGTGCTGGGGGGGGTAACCTGGGCGCCCCCCAATGAATGACCCCCCCAGTaacccccccgcctcccccaaaCAGCCTCTTTGCTTTCTACAACCTCAACGAGACAGTGATGGAcatggagcagcagctggtgagcagagctgggggcctgggaggggagtgggggctggtgggttagagcaggggggtctgggagccaggactcctgggttctctccctggctctaggaggggagtgggggctggtggtgagagcaggggggctgggagccaggactcctgggttctctccctgctctgggaggggagtgggggctggtgggtcagagcagcgggggctgggagccaggactcctgggttctctccccggctctgggaggggagtggggggtggtgggttagagcaggtggggctgggagccaggactcctgggttcttctgtCTGTGGCCCTGATGCCCAGCAGGGggtggcgctgggggggggggggcctgggggTGCTTTCTCTCTGTATTACACTGTGTGACTCTCgcctggctctgacccccccgTACCTCCCCAGGTGTACCTGCAGGACAGCTTCGGGCTGAAGACGCTGGACGCCCGCGGTGCCATCGCCCGGTGCCAGGTGGCCGGGGTGCCGCACACGGCCTGGCACTCGAACCGCACCGTCTATGAGACCTGCCTGGCCCCCTGGCTCTCCTAGCAGGGGGgccgggaggggcagggggccctACCTTTTTAATTACAACCCCCAGGCAATGCGATCCTGTTTGGTACCAAGTGGGTGTTCGGGGCAGGGGGGTTTCCTGGGGAGGATCggggcaggggggggctgggatcccGGGGGGCTGGGTATGGGACCTTGGGAAGGTGGGTCCTGGCGGGGCTGGGATCCTTTTCCAGGTCAGGTTTGCGGGGGGCGGGGTTTGAACCGGCCCGTAGTTTATGTCATGGCTGcctggtttgggggggctcagtttgggggtgccccagcccccccagccaggcaGTATCCAGTATTAACCCTTTCGTGCCTGGCACGAGGGGACCAAGCTGCGCTGCCATGTTCCATGTGGGACTCAGGGATTTCTGGGGGTCTTCAGCCCTCTGCTGTTTTGCCCCCAAAACCAGACCCAACCCTtagctcaggggagagggagggagtggaCCCCCAAAAGGGGGAATATTGGGGTACCTGACCCTTGGGAGTTAATTTAGGGGTTCACATAACTTTTTAGGTACATTTCCAGATGTGGCAGTTTTGGGGGTTCAGCTGCAGAAGAATTTGGGGGGCCTGATGGGTCTGAAGGGGCTTTGTGGAAGTCCCTGGAGAAGCTTCAGGACCCCACACTGGGGTCAAGGATTTGAGGGatgatgagggatttgggggttCGCTATGGGGAAGATTAGACCTGGGAGCCCAAATTTTGGGGTGCCAAAGACGGGTGCAGATTCAACTGGGAAACTGAGTTGAACCCCAAGGCTTGGAGAGAGATGTCAGCTGCAATTGGGGGTTCAGTTTTAGGGCCTTGAGGGTGGTTTTGGGGTGACTGAATTTGGGGGTGCATTTCCAGGACACAGTTTGGGGCTGAGGTTTTTGGGGTGTCCGGGAGACCTGTTGGTTGGAGTCAGCAGGAATTGTGCATTATATTGGGGGTTCACATCTCAGCAGATGGTTTTTTGCTCTGGGAAGTTTGGGGTCACGGGACATTTGCATTAATTTTAGAGGTTCACTTATTTTAGTGCTTAAGGGCTGTGGATATTGGGGGTCACTAGAGAATTTTCTTGTAGTTTTGGGGTTCACGCCCTGGAAGGGAGTCACCTGAACTCAGTTAAGCATGTTGAATTTTGGGGAACCACTTAAATTGGGGGTCACTAGACATTTGTAGGGACTCGGGTTATGTTTTGGGGCTCCCTCCCTGTGCAGGCTGCTACTTTTGGGGGGTCACAAGAGATTTTGTGTTAATTCATAGGGCAAGTTCAGGGAGCTCCATTTATTTGGGGGTTCGCTGGAATTTTTGGGCTGCTTTTAGGGATGATGGGTGGTAATTTGGGGGTGGCTGATTTTGCATGAGTTACTGGGGTTCAGTTTTTTTATAAACAGTTGGAGACTTGGACCCTGTGTTTGGGGGTTCTTGGATAATTTGGGGTGTCACTAGCTAGGAGGTTCAGTTCTATTATCTGGAGCACACTGTCAGTATTGGGGTACCAGGCTGTATTGGGGGGAAGTTTCTGCATTTTATGATCCAGCTTCGTGTACAAGCTAGGTGTGGTTTTGGGGGGGGCCCAGTCCCTTTGCAGTCTAGGGGTGCATTGGGGTAACTGCAGAGCTGACTGCATCTGACTTCAAATTTGGGGCTGCAGTTGTCTGAGGTGCTTTGAATTTTGGGGTGCTTTGCACAGTTGGTATCACTGGGCAATTGACTTGGGGGTGCAGATTTGGGAGTCCAGCTGCCTTTGGGGGGCCTAGCATCATGGGGGCCCTAGTTTGAGAGGGCTCCAGGTTGATGTGGGGGTGCCAGACTGATTTGGGGGGGCTAGAGCCCTGAGGGTCAGTGTGACCAGGACACACAAATCTGGGGGTTCAGGAGCACAATCTTTGAGGGGGTCTCTGCAGCCCCCTGGTTCTCACAGAGGGGGGCTGTCTGTGGCTCCCTGACTGGCATGTCAACTAGTGGGGTCCCAGGCCCACCCCCTGCGTGGATGTTTACATATTTATGGGGCTgtggtgcgggggggggcagcctAGGCGCCTGGGAACCCCACTGGGCCCCCGGCCAGGCCCCTCGCCCCCAAGGAGGTGTGGTGTTGGGGGGTCAGTGTTACACCCCCAATTCCAGCCCTCAAGTTCTGTGTATTTATAACAATAAAAGCACTTTGTTCCCTAACGTGTGTGTGGGTTTCCTcaggggcagagaacccaggagtcctgcccactgccctcccctccccgaccgagggagagaacccaggagtccgggctcccagcccccccccaaagGGCCAGGGTCGCCCCCCACACACTTtggagcagggggcggggagcctgcggccccagctcctgctgccccctcccctcagcacagCCCCCCCATGCAAGGTTGGGCCGCCCCAGCGCTGAGCCTGGACCCCCCCCAGGTTAgccaggcgggggagggggattaGCTGGGGGGGGATTAGCGGGTTAATCCGGCTGCACCTGCTGCCTTTAAGTGGCTTGTCTGTAAACAGGCTGCGGGGGGGCGAAGGGGGCAGCAGGACAGGACAgagacagccccctccccccccggagaGGTGAGAccctgggagcccggacgcctgagttctctccccggctctgggaggggggtgggggctggtggttagagcagggggggctgggagccaggactcctgggttctctccctggctctgggatggcagtgggggctggtggttagagcagggggcgggggattgggtgcccggacgcctgggttcccgcCCGGCTCCGGGAGGGGCGGGCCCGGCAGGTGTGCGGCTCTGGCTCCCGGATGCGGGTGGGGCCGGAGACACCTGAGCGGCCGGGACCCAGGACCCGAGAGGTGACCcacggggggctgggggaggggttcccggcacggaggttcgggggaggggctgggggggttcccAGCGGCCAAGGGAGGGGGAGTGAGACAGGAGCAGAGGAGGCTAAAGTCCAAACCCTGCGGCTCTGTCTGCTTATCCCCACCCCGAGGGAACGGGGgcagcccggacgcctgggttcactCCCGGAGCTGGGGGCATGGGGGCTGGGaggccggacgcctgggttcactcccggagctggggggtgggggtgggcgtggggctgggaggccggacgcctgggttcgctcccggagctggggggtgggggctgggaggccggacgcctgggttcactCCCGGAGCTGGGGCTAGTTgggtgggtgtgggagggaactaggactcctgagttctctgcctggctctgggaggagcgtgggggctgggaggccggacgcctgggttcgcTCCCGGATGaggccggacgcctgggttcactCCCGGAGCTGGGGCTAGTTgggtgggtgtgggagggaactaggactcctgagttctctgcctggctctgggacgagcgtgggggctgggaggccggacgcctgggttcgcTCCCGGATGaggccggacgcctgggttcactCCCGGAGCTGGGGCTAGTTgggtgggtgtgggagggaactaggactcctgagttctctgcctggctctgggaggagcgtgggggctgggaggccggacgcctgggttcgcTCCCGGATGaggccggacgcctgggttcactCCCGGAGCTGGGGCTAGTTgggtgggtgtgggagggaactaggactcctgagttctctgcctggctctgggaggaacgtgggggctgggaggccggacgcctgggttcgcTCCCGGATCTGGGCAGCGCTGGGTACTTGTGGTCTCTGGAGTCAGGCcaggaccctgccccagctggcctCCCCCCCCAAGCCACCCGCTCCCCTTACGCCCCAAATTCCAACCCACTCCCCCTTCCTCTTTCGGTCCCCTGCCACCCTTCTGACGCCTCtgggccagccccacctcccttccctga comes from Gopherus evgoodei ecotype Sinaloan lineage unplaced genomic scaffold, rGopEvg1_v1.p scaffold_278_arrow_ctg1, whole genome shotgun sequence and encodes:
- the PPT2 gene encoding lysosomal thioesterase PPT2 produces the protein MRGRPQGNWGALAPLCLLLFLFFLLTLGTSYKPVVVVHGLFDSPSEFSHLLLFINQSHPGTNVTVVDLFDHSQSLKPLWVQVEGFRCAISPIMQNAADGVHLICYSQGGLICRALLSTMPDHNVDTFISLSAPQMGQYGDTQYLRWLFPKYVKSNLYRFCYTRLGQDVSICNYWNDPHHRDLYLNSSNFLALLNSERVNPNATAWKRNLVRIQKLVLVGGPDDGVITPWQSSLFAFYNLNETVMDMEQQLVYLQDSFGLKTLDARGAIARCQVAGVPHTAWHSNRTVYETCLAPWLS